From Catharus ustulatus isolate bCatUst1 chromosome 6, bCatUst1.pri.v2, whole genome shotgun sequence, a single genomic window includes:
- the LOC116997970 gene encoding potassium channel subfamily K member 16-like, whose translation MCSGKLQTALLVAGYFVYLLVGAAVFQALERTAEKQEKMAAAQMKEAFLQNFTQLTVPEMEQFMKNLIEAIQNGVYPVGNESQFEESNWDFSNSFFFAGTVVSTIGYGTLHPKTAGGQIFCVFFALFGIPLNIVFLHRVGKMLSLLCKKLGKFLYEKGMRKKKITFLTLLFFLATGILVFLCLPSVFFQITEGWSYSEGIYFAFITLSTIGFGDYVVGKQSDRKYFSYYRVLVAIWILFGLAWIALLFNLLTTVLEDTEKIIVKDLQQIGKVSKDKLESQQRRCWPVQFIPEEERLPPRAGGDAHKMESLTADSEHTENEKKVFSNSKTNAITCEL comes from the exons ATGTGCAGTGGCAAGCTGCAGACAGCTTTGCTGGTGGCTGGCTATTTTGTCTACCTgctggtgggtgctgctgtgttCCAGGCCTTGGAGAGGACTGctgagaagcaggagaaaatggCAGCTGCCCAAATGAAGGAGGCTTTTCTGCAGAACTTCACGCAGCTCACGGTGCCGGAGATGGAGCAGTTCATGAAG AACCTGATTGAAGCCATTCAGAATGGAGTATACCCTGTTGGAAATGAGTCACAGTTTGAAGAGAGCAACTGGGATTTCAGCAACTCCTTCTTCTTTGCAGGCACAGTTGTCTCCACAATAG gttaTGGCACATTACATCCTAAAACTGCTGGGGGACAGatcttttgtgtgttttttgctctttttggaATCCCTCTGAACATTGTTTTTCTGCACCGTGTTGGTAAGATGCTCTCACTGCTCTGTAAAAAGCTGGGGAAATTCCTGTACGAGAAAGGAATGAGAAAG aagaagaTCACATTTCTGACCCTTTTGTTCTTCCTGGCAACGGGGATCCTGGTTTTTCTGTGCTTGCCATCAGTCTTCTTCCAGATAACAGAGGGCTGGTCCTACAGTGAAGGAATTTACTTTGCATTCATCACCCTCAGCACCATTGGCTTTGGAGATTATGTAGTAG GCAAACAGTCTGACAGGAAATACTTTTCCTACTATCGAGTGCTTGTGGCCATTTGGATTCTTTTTGGCCTTGCCTGGATTGCTCTGCTGTTTAATTTATTGACAACAGTACTAGaagatactgaaaaaataattgtcaAGGATCTCCAGCAAATTGGAAAGGTGAGTAAGGACAAACTAGAAAGCCAGCAAAGAAGATGCTGGCCTGTTCAATTTATTCCAGAAGAAGAACGGCTACCACCACGTGCTGGAGGGGATGCACATAAAATGGAGTCATTAACAGCAGATTctgaacacacagaaaatgaaaaaaaagtgttttctaatAGCAAAACTAATGCCATAACGTGTGAGTTATGA
- the LOC116997339 gene encoding inositol 1,4,5-trisphosphate receptor-interacting protein-like 1 → MNSIVLLFVLLKSLIHYPQLVGDAWDEETRFRMEVRAKELEWERIRLEQEMEQLTLMQSGSAWGHLLFFLHPWLLVLLLGLYFFWMKTRDEAESSDEEDEEDPVLDNDLRWFLEEHIQWPALDLKKGCEWTTDLMDNYTIFFGHVLSNSFYPGLQRAIGVGSAFEGWSPREQDVVYQVLIPMTPPQGHSFHLELDSAEQRHVRNFRVRVQLECTCTKEQQAEGMLCFLHHPEEELRSNQDPSLLDTLCTDSYLDVQKTARWFYQLVRAIWPALPQSHNWHLKLLPSRRSCQFQVTNGRERFRIEILFGVRRGGSDIFVSSQPQYAGTPNTLWPETYAVAEAKFFQYISRTAPPDSLHLRCLQLFTRALLGIGFSTYTMKTIVMHLLNTVPMSQWSRRHFLRRLGDINVSLRSCLEEKHLNHFVIGNKRFPLHIRLPRDIASAEPPNLFHHLSQYLAAHSQAMNEYQDLQHRLASMLLSGH, encoded by the coding sequence ATGAATTCCattgttctgctttttgtgcttttgaaaagcCTCATCCACTACCCACAGCTCGTGGGTGACGCTTGGGATGAGGAAACACGTTTCCGCATGGAAGTGCGTGCAAAAGAGCTGGAATGGGAGAGGATTcggctggagcaggagatggagcagctcaCCCTAATGCAGAGTGGAagtgcctggggacacttgctgtttttcttgCATCCCTGGCTCCTGGTCCTTCTCTTGGGACTGTATTTTTTCTGGATGAAAACAAGAGATGAGGCAGAGAGCAGtgatgaggaagatgaagaagatCCTGTTCTTGACAATGATCTGAGATGGTTTCTAGAGGAGCACATACAGTGGCCGGCACTTGACCTAAAGAAAGGCTGTGAGTGGACAACTGACCTAATGGACAATTATACAATTTTCTTTGGACACGTCTTATCAAACAGCTTCTACCCAGGCCTGCAACGAGCCattggggtgggcagtgccttCGAAGGTTGGAGTCCACGTGAGCAGGATGTTGTCTACCAGGTGCTCATTCCCATGACTCCTCCCCAAGGCCACAgcttccacctggagctggactctgcagagcagaggcacgTGAGGAATTTCCGTGTCCGCGTGCAGCTGGAGTGCACCTgcaccaaggagcagcaggctgagggcatgctgtgcttcctgcaccaccccgaggaggagctgaggagcaaTCAGGATCCCAGCCTCCTCGACACCCTGTGCACCGACTCCTACCTGGATGTGCAGAAAACTGCCCGCTGGTTCTACCAGCTGGTGAGAGCCATCTGGCCAGCATTGCCTCAGTCACACAACTGGCATTTaaagctgctgccctccagACGCTCCTGCCAATTCCAGGTGACCAATGGCAGAGAAAGATTCAGGATTGAGATTCTGTTTGGGGTGCGGAGAGGAGGCTCAGACATCTTTGTGAGCAGCCAGCCTCAATATGCCGGAACCCCAAATACTCTGTGGCCTGAAACTTATGCTGTGGCAGAGGCTAAGTTCTTCCAGTACATTTCTAGGACGGCTCCCCCTGACAGTTTACATCTAAGGTGCCTGCAGCTCTTCACCCGTGCTCTTCTGGGCATAGGCTTTTCCACCTACACAATGAAGACCATAGTCATGCACCTCCTGaacactgtccccatgtcacagTGGAGCAGAAGGCATTTTTTGCGGCGTCTGGGGGATATCAATGTGAGCCTGCGAAGCTGCCTGGAGGAGAAACACCTTAACCACTTTGTCATAGGCAACAAGAGATTTCCTCTGCATATCAGATTGCCCCGGGACATTGCTTCAGCCGAGCCACCCAATCTCTTCCATCACCTGTCACAGTATCTGGCTGCCCACTCCCAGGCGATGAATGAGTACCAGGATCTTCAGCATCGGCTCGCAAGTATGCTGCTCAGTGGCCACTGA
- the LOC116997340 gene encoding inositol 1,4,5-trisphosphate receptor-interacting protein-like 1, whose translation MNSIVLLFVFLKSLILYPQLVGDSWDEETRFRMEVRAKELEWERIQQELEVEKLTPKQVQLLQLLAAAVLVFLISVLWLIGCKRSMRREGHEEEDNAANEEEVGNVAADEEDNIENELVNEAANAENNDFAWAVYEGGNDLDDNTGRIIMEHIQWPVQELQAGCEWSKNLMDNFALYFGHVLANSFYPGLQRAIGVGSAFEGWSPREQDIVYQVLIPMTPPQGHSFHLELDSAEERHVRNFRVRVQLECTCTKEQQAEGMLCFLHHPEEELRSNQDPSLLDTLCTDSYLDVQKTARWFYQLVRAIWPALPQSHNWHLKLLPSTRSCQFQVTSRRESFRIEMFFGVRRGDSDIFVSSQPREAHTQSTAWPETYAVAELKFFQYIARQAPHDTLHLRCLQFFSCLLLGIGFSTYTMKTIVMHLLNTIPVSQWSRRHFLRRLIDISESLRLSLEVKHLYHFIVGNQRLPEEISLPQDVQMAEPLNLFHRLAMDPVAHSQGMEEYLDLQRRLEAVLKPDD comes from the coding sequence ATGAATTCCATTGTGCTGCTTTTCGTGTTCTTGAAAAGCCTCATCCTGTACCCACAGCTCGTGGGTGATTCCTGGGATGAGGAAACACGTTTCCGCATGGAAGTGCGTGCAAAAGAGCTGGAATGGGAGAGgattcagcaggagctggaggtggagAAGCTCACCCCGAAGCAGGTGCAGCTCTTGCAGCTCttagctgctgctgtgctcgTGTTCCTTATCTCGGTGCTATGGTTGATTGGGTGCAAAAGGAGCATGAGGAGAGAAGGCCATGAAGAAGAGGACAATGCTGCAAATGAAGAGGAGGTCGGCAATGTTGCTGCAGATGAAGAAGATAATATTGAGAATGAACTTGTCAATGAGGctgcaaatgcagaaaacaatgaTTTTGCATGGGCAGTATATGAAGGTGGCAATGATCTGGACGATAACACTGGAAGAATTATAATGGAACACATACAGTGGCCTgtacaggagctgcaggcaggctgcGAGTGGTCAAAGAACCTCATGGATAATTTTGCACTTTACTTTGGACACGTCTTAGCAAACAGCTTCTACCCAGGCCTGCAACGAGCCATCGGGGTGGGCAGTGCCTTCGAAGGTTGGAGTCCACGTGAGCAGGATATTGTCTACCAGGTGCTCATTCCCATGACTCCTCCCCAAGGCCACAgcttccacctggagctggactcTGCAGAGGAGAGGCACGTGAGGAATTTCCGTGTCCGCGTGCAGCTGGAGTGCACCTGCAcgaaggagcagcaggctgagggcatgctgtgcttcctgcaccaccccgaggaggagctgaggagcaaTCAGGATCCCAGCCTCCTAGACACCCTGTGCACCGACTCCTACCTGGATGTGCAGAAAACTGCCCGCTGGTTCTACCAGCTGGTGAGAGCCATCTGGCCAGCTTTGCCTCAGTCTCACAACTGGCATTTAAAGCTGCTGCCCTCCACACGCTCCTGCCAATTCCAGGTGACCTCTCGTAGAGAAAGCTTCAGGATTGAGATGTTCTTTGGGGTGCGCAGAGGTGACTCAGACATATTTGTGAGCAGCCAGCCTAGAGAGGCTCACacccaaagcacagcctggcctgagACCTATGCTGTGGCAGAACTGAAATTCTTCCAGTACATTGCTAGGCAGGCCCCCCATGACACTTTGCACCTGAGATGCCTGCAGTTCTTCTCCTGTCTTCTGCTGGGCATTGGCTTTTCCACCTACACCATGAAAACCATTGTCATGCACCTGCTGAACACCATTCCTGTGTCACAGTGGAGCAGGAGACATTTCCTGAGGCGATTGATTGATATCAGCGAGAGCCTGCGCTTATCCCTGGAAGTGAAACACCTCTACCACTTCATTGTTGGCAACCAGAGGCTTCCTGAGGAGATCAGTTTGCCCCAAGATGTTCAAATGGCTGAGCCACTCAATCTCTTCCACCGCCTGGCCATGGATCCGGTTGCCCACTCCCAGGGCATGGAGGAGTACCTTGATCTGCAACGTCGGCTCGAAGCAGTCCTGAAACCTGATGATTGA